The Coregonus clupeaformis isolate EN_2021a chromosome 6, ASM2061545v1, whole genome shotgun sequence genome has a segment encoding these proteins:
- the si:ch211-176l24.4 gene encoding uncharacterized protein si:ch211-176l24.4: MEMAERAETEYTESGTFWDSPRRGKTKNKSKKDKCLKKDKTHRTEVKEAGIEKKKKTKKSKGKQKKKKKGEVALGLQDSYFIFEGNSAPNPAIKPMKSGGKSTVKFAVEHCIQKQEPVPVVSDSVKVPKKKAQRKKKVAFDLFPDYIQAKQPKVVKCCTSTTKDKAKDTFHWESPKSDNEINFSGTYQWGEGQGNGTEYGKGQDNSQSTAEDANSEDLFITQKKFRVLTSSDHSSSGGTGEANTTTVPRHTKSLVEPKEEPLLWKSISEAATQTENFFTSQISTFLRFHQSCGAAECSEQPTDLSLPNRMRAEMGLHPPSSHRKANEEETSPPLGQKSTDTTSSEENDPFWRCKSQVKAVQMRLNESFFFKMKGEGQSPRPQSPLMKLTQARGGKKTKK; encoded by the coding sequence ATGGAGATGGCTGAAAGAGCGGAGACGGAGTACACAGAATCTGGCACATTTTGGGATTCACCcaggagaggaaaaacaaaaaataaatcaaAGAAAGACAAATGTCTAAAAAAGGACAAAACCCACAGGACAGAGGTGAAAGAGGCTGGGAttgaaaagaaaaagaaaaccaAAAAGTCCAAAGGTAagcagaagaagaaaaagaaggggGAAGTAGCGCTGGGATTACAAGATAGCTATTTTATTTTTGAGGGCAACAGTGCACCTAACCCCGCAATAAAGCCAATGAAGTCTGGGGGAAAGTCGACTGTCAAATTTGCTGTAGAACATTGCATTCAGAAACAGGAACCTGTGCCGGTGGTAAGTGACTCAGTGAAGGTACCCAAGAAGAAGGCCCAGAGAAAAAAGAAAGTTGCATTTGATTTATTCCCTGATTACATACAAGCAAAACAGCCAAAAGTAGTCAAGTGTTGCACCTCAACAACCAAAGACAAAGCAAAAGACACTTTTCACTGGGAAAGCCCCAAGAGTGACAACGAGATCAACTTTTCTGGGACTTATCAGTGGGGAGAGGGGCAAGGAAATGGGACAGAGTATGGAAAGGGACAAGACAACTCTCAAAGTACTGCTGAAGATGCCAACAGTGAGGACCTGTTTATAACTCAGAAGAAATTCAGAGTACTAACATCTTCAGATCACTCCAGCAGTGGAGGCACTGGTGAAGCCAACACCACAACAGTGCCCAGGCATACCAAGTCACTCGTAGAGCCAAAAGAGGAGCCACTGCTCTGGAAGTCAATATCTGAGGCAGCCACTCAAACAGAGAACTTCTTTACCTCACAGATCTCCACATTCCTCAGATTTCACCAGTCGTGTGGAGCTGCCGAGTGCTCAGAGCAACCTACCGACCTGAGTCTCCCTAACAGGATGAGGGCAGAGATGGGCCTACATCCCCCATCATCTCATAGAAAGGCCAATGAAGAGGAAACCAGCCCCCCACTTGGCCAGAAGTCAACAGACACAACGTCAAGTGAGGAGAATGACCCATTCTGGCGGTGCAAGAGTCAAGTTAAGGCAGTTCAGATGAGACTGAATGAATCTTTCTTCTTTAAGATGAAGGGCGAGGGACAGTCCCCGAGACCACAATCTCCCTTGATGAAACTTACACAGGCCCGTGGTGGGaagaaaacaaaaaagtaa
- the LOC121531444 gene encoding phosphatidylinositol N-acetylglucosaminyltransferase subunit Y-like — MFSLSTLTVLVPVVSLFGLFYSATVDENFPQGCTSTSSVCFYSLLLPVTIPVYVFFHLWKWIGMKLFRHN; from the coding sequence ATgttttctctctctaccctcaCAGTACTGGTTCCAGTAGTCTCCCTATTTGGACTTTTCTATTCTGCGACTGTAGATGAGAATTTCCCTCAGGGATGTACAAGCACTAGTAGTGTGTGTTTCTACAGTCTTCTGTTACCAGTCACCATCCCTGTCTATGTGTTTTTCCATCTATGGAAGTGGATTGGAATGAAGCTATTCAGGCACAATTAG